The Lycium barbarum isolate Lr01 chromosome 4, ASM1917538v2, whole genome shotgun sequence nucleotide sequence ATATCTAGTAGCTATACTTTAAAttaattacatttcataactaaAAGGTGTATATCAATTACTGTACATAACTAAAACATTTAAACACggttaaaattaaaaaccaaccgCAACATAAGGCTTGTATTCATATTTTTCCCCTGATCAACCCATTTTCTCTCTCATTGTCTCTCAATCTCTTCCGATTTTTTCTCCATTATATCTATACACGATCCTCCACCGATTCCATTACCTAAATTCTTGCTGCGCATTTCTAGGTAAGTTATTTAGAAGTTTTTGTGTTTATTTTGTTAAATATATTCTTCCAATTTTTTGATTTTACGCCATTGTTAGGGTTTCTACTgcattttgttttgattttttggtgTAATGGAGGACAAAAGCACTCCATGCAGAGTTACTAGAGGCATACCCAATTATCTGCACCATTATGATGATGGTCCATCTTTTAATTTGTGTATCACTCAAAATGATTAAGAAATTGCAGGCTATGTTGCTAGAATGGATGCTGAGAGTAGTATTAAGAGGCGCCATGACCCGGTAAGTATGGAAACAATGGGAGTTGAAGGTTCAAAATCTACCAAACGAAAAGATGTCATTGATTCATCGATATCTGAAGCATCCCTACCAAGTATTGAAAAGCGGAGAAAAGTTATCGATGGTTCTTCAGTTAGTAAGGGAAAAAATGTTGTTGAAGGTGTTCCTTCAAAAGCAGGGGAGGTACTGTATTTATTTCATATTTATGAATACAATGTTTATTTGTTATTAGTTTTTAATTTTGATGCACTTTGTGATTGCACATTTTAGTGttgaatacaatatatatattgtgtatatattcTATATTTAATCTGTATATCAGTCTACTTGTGAATACATTTTTGTAGAATTGAATACAATTTGTCATTTGTCTTGGCAAGTATTGAATACAATTTGTAGAATTGAATACATTGTAGAATTGAATACTATGTATACACAAAATGCAATGTATACATAACTACTGTTCAGTAGATACATTGTTTCTTTGGATACAATTTGATGCACTTTGTGATTGCACATTTTAATGTTGAATAcaatatatattgtgtatatattcTATATTTAATCTGTATATCAGTCTACTGGTGAATACATTTTTGTAGAATTGAATACAATTTGTCATTTGTCTTGGTAAGTATTGAATACAATTTGTAGAATTGAATACATTGTAGAATTGAATACTATGTATACACAAAATGCAATGTATACATAACTACTGTCCAGTAGATACATTGTTTCTTTGGATACAATTAGAATGAATTTGTATTTTGTTGACTGTAGTATAGTTAAATAGATACATTATTTTTCTTTCTGGATACAATTAGAATAATTTTTTTGTTGTCTGTAGTGTATTTAAATTTGTCATTGCTGCATACTGAGTTTTTGACTGTTGTTGAACTGAATAATGCAGAGTAAGTTTTTTCTGAAAGATCCTCCTACTCATTCGGTGCACATGAGTTGTTACACAAATGTTGAAGTATTTAAAGATCTCAAGGACAAACTAACTGATAAGCAGTACAAAATATTTGGGGAAACTTGCTTTGGTGTATTCACCCGAATGCAACACTGTGATGTTCAAGCACAAATGTTGAGGTGTTGCATGGTGAGAGAACCTATTGGAAGTACTCCTGATGCTTTTTTGATTGATATAAATGGTAATGAATTGCGGTTTTCTATTAGGGAATTTGCAATAATAACTGGTTTGAAGTGTGTTGGTGATGAAGATGCTTTTAAAATTAACCGCAAGGGTAAAAACAGGATTTTGGAGACATATTTTGGTGGTTCTAAGAAAATACCCTCATAGGCAGATTTGATTGAATGCTTCACAGATAAAAATTGGGGCCTCAATGATGCTGATGCCGTTAAGATTGCTGTCCTCTATTTCATTCATACCTATATCTTATCCAATGAGAAGAATGCAGTAAAAATACCAAGGCTACACTTTGATTTGGTAGAGTCTGGAAAATACGTGGATTACCCATGGGGTAAGAAAACATTCAATGAGTTGATTAAAAGTATGACTCACAAGATGACTTCTGAGAAAAAGTTTTATAGGCTCCATGGAATGCCACTTGCTATGCAAGTTTGGCTTTATGAGTGTTGTTCATTTGTTGACGCCACTCTTGCAGTCAACACGGGCAACAACATTCCCAGAATGTTGAATTGGACGACCATTGAAAGTCAACCAAGCTTTATGGAACTGATGGACGGCATATTTAAAGAAGATAACACCCCGGTAAAATGTTGTACTCAACATTGTTATATAAGTTCCCTTCATGTATTTAAATTTTTACtgtttctttattttatattttgataAATGTATTATATTTTCTTATTATAATCATAAATATGGAACTACTGTTTTTGACTTTTATTTTTGATACAATGCAGTCAAAGACACAGTGTATCAACTTTATACTTCACTGTAGTCTATGTTGCATTTTTTTGATGTATTCATAAATCTGCAATACAATTCTTGGATACAATGTCATTTTGACTATAGTATATACTTGATACACTGTTTCTGATATTATTTTGATACAATGCAGTCAAAGACACAGTGTATCAACATTATATTTCATTGTAGTCTACGTTGCATTTCTTGTTGTATTCATAAATCTGCAGTACAATTCTTGTATACACTGACATTTTGACTGTAGTATATAATTCATACACTGTATACTTGACATTCTTGTATACTtgacaaatttttaaaaactacTTATATTTTGTATTTTGATACAAGTTCTGACAGTATTAAAATGGTGATTAGGAAATGCGTATTTTTGCCAACATAGTCCCGACAGTCGATGAGCTTGTTTGTCTTCAATTGCCCCCACTTGTCAATGGTGTACCAGAAAGTACCACTGCCCCCGTCCTTGATGGTGATGATTTTGCTTCTACACCACCCCATAACGACACACATCAAAAGGGAGTTGTTCAATCAGAATCTCCACCGTCTAAGAAACGTAGGCAGATGTCTGTGGGGACTTCGTCATCAAAGAAAGCAGATCTACAACCTGAAACAATTCCAATTTCCAACATTGCTCCCCGTAGGAAGACACCTACTGTACAAACAGGAAAGTCGGCTTCTCCAATTGGGACTGAACAAGTGCATGTAAATACCCCATCTGTCCAGTTCCCGACATCTACCAAACAAGGCGAGTTGTGTCTCATGAGGCAAGAAATTGATGAATTTAAAAAGTCGGTGAGTGTAATTTATAGCTTTTAGTTGAAGGATGAGTTCAAGGAGTTAATTTGTCTCTCCTATATTTGattttctttaatatttttaGGTGAAAGATGAGTTCAATGATTTGCACAAATTGATCAATGACAACTTGACAACGATTCTTCAAGCTATTGAAGCAATTAAAGGGAATAAGGATTCTGAAAAGGTAAAATAAAAACAATTTGAATATTTTCAATTGAAATAATCTTTACATATATGATCTTTTTATCTTTAAGGGTGCTGCCAGAGAATCTACATTTCAGCAACATGATAATGGAATACACAATAAATCACCGATACAAAACGGGAGTTATACGACTCATTTTCCAACAGAGGTATCTGATGAGTTGCCTGTATCAGTCTATTGTTGTATCCAAAATACTTGACTGTATCTTTTTCTGTATCAAAAATACTTGACTATATCCAAAATACTTGACTGTATCCAAACATGTATGCATGTTTTCAATTATATTCAGACTTTCATTTTTATGATACAGTTAAGTGATTGTATTCATATTTTAACAGACTGTATTCATAAACATAACATTGTATTCATGTTTAAACTTATCTTTATACTTCTATTTTTATGATACATTTAAGTGATTGTATTCATATTTAACAGATTGTATTCATAAATATAACACCTTATATTTTACTGAAACAGTTTAAACAACCGTATTCATATCTCAGTCCAGTATACAAATACTTGAAAGTCTTATATACACATATGAGCAGGTTGTGTAATGCATGTTCATTActaaatttattgattttttcctttctattttaGGGCCTAGTGGGAGATGTTGGTGTAAACGAGGTTAATTCTACTGGTGATACATTAAGGGATTCAACACAGGAAATTCAGGGACCAGGTGACATTTTGGGAGATTATGTCGAACCAGAGGTACTACATTTAATAGTTTATTCAACTCTTCGTTGAAATTTTGTTATATGATAAATACATTTCAGATTACGATTAAAGTTTGTCATCTCTTTGTTTATAGCCGTTTGGATCACAAATCCCTATCAAGACAGCTGATGTTATCATTGTTACTTCTGCTGCCATACCTATCAACGAAGGAAGCAACATGTTAGTTCATGATAATATTGTGCAAGGTgtatcttcttcttcattttgtgCCGGTACAGATCATTCTAATCAAGTGACGCCGCACAATGTCGTTGTTGAGTTTGAGGGTATTCATGTTGGTAAGGAACAGGAACATGTGTCTCAGTATGAGCTGACGGATGAATTCCTTCCAACACAGAATACTATAACAAAAATTGTCATTACTTTGCGTAAAGAGAGGCGTCCTGGCCCTTTGCAAATGTCTCCTTACATGACAAATTTTGGGTCAGCTTCACGTAAGCATTATGacgtaatttttttattttttacattgtATTCCTCTGCTTGTAGTTAATGTGATTAAAGATTGTATTCAACTTTGTTCGTATTCAAACAGGTAGTTCAGTTAAGTTGACAGAGATATTTGACAAAAAACACCCATTTGATAATAATTGCATCACGGGGCGACATGATGCCAAGCTGTTCGGTGAATTCTCAAAATGGGTAAAAGAGGGGATGCTTGTTAGGCATGATAGCAGGTAAGTTAGTTGATCTATCGTATGTACTTGTTGTATAGACATAGTTTCAATAATTTTTTGATATATATTTTGTGTGTATTTTATAGAAAGAACAAAGAAGACCACTAAAAAAAGGGTAAGGCAAAACTGCCAACATCCATGGACTGTGATATTAAGAAAATCAGCGACAAAAATTGGTTCTATCTTTTATCAATGGAGGGTCAGATGTGGAATGATGAGGTGTGATTTACCTTCTTTTTTCACATACATTATATTGCTTTGTGATTTAAATATTAAATGTTTTTGTTCGTTTTCATTGCAGCATCTTGATGTCATGTTTTACTACTTCCGGAAAAAAACCAAATATGATACAAATAGCACATACAAGTTTACCACTGTAGACTGTGTTTTCAATACCAAATTTGATGCTATTCACAAAGGCTATCTTGACCCGGATTGTGCCATAAGTGTTGGGAAACAAGAAGATGTTTTATGTGAATACGTTAAGGGCCACCGGTTGCATTGCACTGTCCCGTGGCATTTGGTTGACTATGTATTCATCCCAGTCAACATTAAAGAAAAAAATCATTGGCTGTTGGCAGTCCTTTCATTCCTTGACagacgtttatatatatatatgactcgtACCAAGCGGTTGGTCATGATGCAACTGTTAGATCTCAAATAGACAAACTCGCCAATCTATTTCCCTTGTATTTACATTTAACAGACTTCTACCAGTCCAAGCAGGGAGTTGATTGGAATTATCACCCTGCGTACAAAGACAAAGCACCGGCTGACAAATTTGACGTCATGTTTGTTGAAAATTTGCCACAACAGAGGCCTGGAAGCATGTATGTCAATTTTTGGATTTTTAAAATTGACATATATGATGATAATACATCATTTAAATACAgtttttgtttctttctttcgtgcAGGGATTGTGGAATGTATGTTGCTGCATATGCGGAGTATTTGAGTCAGGGAGAAGGTATTCCACATGGAGATACAGAATTACTTCATACGAGATATGGTGCTCTTTTATGGGATTACGCTAAAAGGAAGATGGAAGCAAATGCCGAAAGCGATAATGAGGCACCTCCGAAGCCAGTTAGACCAAAGATAGATTTTGATCAAGTTGAAaaaatcatagttaattagtttGTAGTTGTGTGGTTCAAAATCAGATTATGATGTTTTTAGGGAAAATATTATCTTTATGTTTTTGTAAGGAGTTTTGCTGTCAAAATGGCAGTTGTTAGTATGAATTCACAATATACAGTTTATTCTTTTGATCAATACAATTAAGTGTTCTTACATTGTTGAGTTAATCATTATGGGATGCCATTATTTTACATTTGTCGATTTAATCATTGGCCATTTGCTGTATATAGAGATGTTAAAATAATATATTCAAAGATAATACAGAGCTGTATTTAGAATTGTTACGGATGGAATTAGTTTCTGACTTGTAAAACAGATATATCTGTTGAATACCTAATATACAGTTATAAAATTTAATGAATACAAAATAGGTTTTTTACATTGTTGAGTTATTCACTTATGGGATGCCATCATTTACAGTTTTGTCAACATTTGGCCATTGCTGTATCTAGATATTTGAATGTATACAGAATTAACTTTTTTCAACATGAATACACAACTGTATTCAGAAATATAACACTAATGTATACATAATTAAAACATAACTGTATATCAGCCAGCAATGCATACAGTTAATCTCTATCTGTGATTACTTGTCTCTGAATTCTGAATTTGATGAACTGAACATGATGCAATTGGTTTCTGATTTTGGAAACAGACACATACATAGAATACAAAGTATACCGGTCACGTATACATCCAATATAATACAGCGGAAATATTGCAAGTTATTCATAGAGAGTTCCTTTATTTTCAATCATCCAATATCAACAAAAAAGAACAGAATCATTCATTAAAAACCAGCTAATAAGAACAGAAAATGTCATGACGCTTTAAAGTCGACATGGTTCAATACAGAAACCAGAAAAACAGAACAAATTACTAAGCAAACAACAACTACTTTCTTTTAGGCTCATTCCTGCAAGAGCGCCTATTGTGTCCTGCATGTCCAGATCTACTGCACGAGTTTGTACGTGTATTTGAAAACCATTCAGATAAAGACTTATCACACTTCTTTTTTGGCCTTCCAGGCGGTCTCTTGTACCTCGGTGGCAACACTACTTCTTCTGAAATGTATACAGGCACATTCCACTCACTCTGATCCGGTAACGGATAAATTGGGACATCATAAGTCTTCATCACATTTTCTGGTTTGTACAAGTTTGAGCAGTAGCTGTCGACAGTGAGATTTTTCATCTTAAGAACAGCCCAAGCATGGGGGCAGGGAATCTCATCGACTTGGAACATTTTGCAACTACAAGTTTCCTTTTCAATACACACAATGAAACTCCTCCCTTCATCAATCACGGTGTGTAAGTATTCTGTTGATGGAATTACCTATGCAACAATATACAAACAGATTCACATCAAGTTTTTATTACAAACATAATACGTCATatcaatatataatttttttgtaagaaatatacTTATGTATAAGAATCGTAAAGATGAAATATAAGCTATGAAAAAAATACGTATACAGATGCACGAAAACAAACCTTCATGCGAGTAGATTTATTCTCATTAATGGTCAGCAATTCTTGAAATTTTTTCCCAAGCGTCGTGAATGTATACGAACCATTTTGTCGGTTTGTGAAATTTCATCGTCCATACATCAACCTAACTTCCTCCAGAAAATCATATATTGGTAATTCTCTAGCAGATACGAGTGCTGCATTAATGGACTCAGCAATATTTGATGTTAATGTCCATGCTCGGTTAACTGGACAATAAAGCCTAGCCCACTTTGCCCTTCCCACTGAATCTAAGTACTCCTTCACCCGAATATCCTCTTTCTCAACTTTTCCCATTAGCATATCAAAGTCATTCTGTGTGTATGCTTTTGCCATTTTATAGTATACACCACTCAACACTTCATGACTCTTCCTATAGTTATTATATACATTTTTCCAAAGATGCCATATGCATGCTAAATGCGGAATAGTAGGATAAATTCTAGCAACAACCTTGATGATGCTTTCATGTCTATCAGATACAATACACATGTTATCCCTTACCCCATATGCTTCCTTGAACCGTTGAAAGAACCATGCCCAAGACTTATCGTTCTCAGAATCGATCACGCCATATGCCAGAGGAAGTATATTACCTAAAAATTCAATTGAGAAAAGCAAAAGGTTACTGATGTTTACTCCACTGTATTCATTGTATGCAAAAAACAGTACATTTGTATACGAATTACCTGCACCATCCAAAGTGCTCGCTGAAACAAAGGTGCCATTGTATTCTTGTTTTAGGTGGCTCCCGTCTACAACCACTATTGGTCGACAATAGTCGAACCCTTTTATAAAGGCATACAATGCTACAAACAGATATAAGAACTCATTTTCAGGCGATTTTTGCATTCTTATATGAGAACCTGGATACGTTTTATCCAAGATGTATACATATCCAGGTAACTTCTTGTAAGAATCTGCTGGCTGTCCCCTCAACTCGATCATAGCCTTTTCTTTAGCACGATAAGCCTTCATGTAATTCACATCCACACCAATTTCATTTTTCTCATCATCTACTATATCCTTTGGCGTATACTTCCTCTTGTGATTTGTTAACTTTGGTTTAATAATGCCTGCTATAAAACCACTACTTGCTTGAATACAAGAACACACCTTATCATTCAATGGACATGTATGTTTGTCCACAAACTCTCTAACTTTGAACATTGCAGATTTGTTAATGCTTGAAGCTTTCATTTTCCACTCACATTGTTCTGATATACATACAATGGTGTAGCTGCAAATCCGCAATTGTATACTTATACATTCAGTTACCGACACATATCAAATCATTAGGCCAAAAATTGAATACAATTTCATATACCAATTTAAACTAGATAGTCAGATATATGTAAGAAATATCAACTAGTTAAATACACATCACTTAATGAAAAAATATACAATTTTATTGTTATATACAAATACATAATAAACAGTTTAACAAGCATACCTTATAGAATTTGATCTCTCTGTACGGAACTGAAACCTATTGTCAATTGCATATTTTTTCATCACAGCCTTCAAAGTATCCTTGTCATTGTATACCTGATTTACCATGATCTCCTTGTGATTATGATTTGAAATGATCAAATCATTAGACACAACTATTTGCTGACCAGAAGTTGACGTTGTCACTTCTGTCACATCATCTGTATTCATAACTTGTAATTGACGATTGTATTCTAATTGCGTTAAATCACCTTCAACTACACTTTCACTAGA carries:
- the LOC132637585 gene encoding uncharacterized protein LOC132637585, which produces MDAESSIKRRHDPVSMETMGVEGSKSTKRKDVIDSSISEASLPSIEKRRKVIDGSSVSKGKNVVEGVPSKAGESKFFLKDPPTHSVHMSCYTNVEVFKDLKDKLTDKQYKIFGETCFGVFTRMQHCDVQAQMLRCCMVREPIGSTPDAFLIDINGNELRFSIREFAIITGLKCVGDEDAFKINRKDKNWGLNDADAVKIAVLYFIHTYILSNEKNAVKIPRLHFDLVESGKYVDYPWGKKTFNELIKSMTHKMTSEKKFYRLHGMPLAMQVWLYECCSFVDATLAVNTGNNIPRMLNWTTIESQPSFMELMDGIFKEDNTPEMRIFANIVPTVDELVCLQLPPLVNGVPESTTAPVLDGDDFASTPPHNDTHQKGVVQSESPPSKKRRQMSVGTSSSKKADLQPETIPISNIAPRRKTPTVQTGKSASPIGTEQVHVNTPSVQFPTSTKQGELCLMRQEIDEFKKSVKDEFNDLHKLINDNLTTILQAIEAIKGNKDSEKGAARESTFQQHDNGIHNKSPIQNGSYTTHFPTEVSDELPIVFINITPYILLKQFKQPYSYLSPGLVGDVGVNEVNSTGDTLRDSTQEIQGPGDILGDYVEPEPFGSQIPIKTADVIIVTSAAIPINEGSNMLVHDNIVQGVSSSSFCAGTDHSNQVTPHNVVVEFEGIHVGKEQEHVSQYELTDEFLPTQNTITKIVITLRKERRPGPLQMSPYMTNFGSASRSSVKLTEIFDKKHPFDNNCITGRHDAKLFGEFSKWVKEGMLVRHDSSDKNWFYLLSMEGQMWNDEHLDVMFYYFRKKTKYDTNSTYKFTTVDCVFNTKFDAIHKGYLDPDCAISVGKQEDVLCEYVKGHRLHCTVPWHLVDYVFIPVNIKEKNHWLLAVLSFLDRHFYQSKQGVDWNYHPAYKDKAPADKFDVMFVENLPQQRPGSMDCGMYVAAYAEYLSQGEGIPHGDTELLHTRYGALLWDYAKRKMEANAESDNEAPPKPVRPKIDFDQVEKIIVN
- the LOC132637586 gene encoding uncharacterized protein LOC132637586; translated protein: MIEGDSMPLEIHNDMSVRVYVELKKDSRQFGSYPLCITTTDKLIEYNVSSESVVEGDLTQLEYNRQLQVMNTDDVTEVTTSTSGQQIVVSNDLIISNHNHKEIMVNQVYNDKDTLKAVMKKYAIDNRFQFRTERSNSISYTIVCISEQCEWKMKASSINKSAMFKVREFVDKHTCPLNDKVCSCIQASSGFIAGIIKPKLTNHKRKYTPKDIVDDEKNEIGVDVNYMKAYRAKEKAMIELRGQPADSYKKLPGYVYILDKTYPGSHIRMQKSPENEFLYLFVALYAFIKGFDYCRPIVVVDGSHLKQEYNGTFVSASTLDGAGNILPLAYGVIDSENDKSWAWFFQRFKEAYGVRDNMCIVSDRHESIIKVVARIYPTIPHLACIWHLWKNVYNNYRKSHEVLSGVYYKMAKAYTQNDFDMLMGKVEKEDIRVKEYLDSVGRAKWARLYCPVNRAWTLTSNIAESINAALVSARELPIYDFLEEVIPSTEYLHTVIDEGRSFIVCIEKETCSCKMFQVDEIPCPHAWAVLKMKNLTVDSYCSNLYKPENVMKTYDVPIYPLPDQSEWNVPVYISEEVVLPPRYKRPPGRPKKKCDKSLSEWFSNTRTNSCSRSGHAGHNRRSCRNEPKRK